A window of Procambarus clarkii isolate CNS0578487 chromosome 69, FALCON_Pclarkii_2.0, whole genome shotgun sequence contains these coding sequences:
- the LOC123772337 gene encoding proteoglycan 4-like, with amino-acid sequence MSITVPYLAPNTVPYPAPNTVPYLAPNTVPYPAPNTVPYHAPNTVPYPAPNTVPYLAPNTVPYHAANTVPYHAPNTVPYPAANTVPYPAANTVPHLAPNTVPYHAANTVPYPAANTVPYHAPNTVPYHAANTVPYPAANTVPYLAPNTVPYHAANTVPYPAANTVPYHAPNTVPYPAANTVPYPAANTVPYLARNTVPYHAANTVPYHAANTVPYHAANTVPYPAANTVPYFAPNTVPYHAANTVPYPAANTVPYLAANTVPYPAANTVPYPAANRVPYHAANTVPYLAPNTVPYPAANTVPYPAANRVPYPAANRVPYLAANTVPYLVPNTVPYPAANRVPYHAANTVPYHAANTVPYHAANTVPYPAPNTVPYLVPNTVPYHAANTVPYHAANTVPYHAANTVPYHAANTVPYHAPNTVPYPAANTVPYLVPNTVPYHAANRVPYHAANTVPYLVPNTVPYLAANTVPYLAPNTVPYLAANTVPYPAPNTVPYLAPVTVPYLAPVTVPYLAPVTVPYHAPVTVPYLAPVTVPYHAANTVPYHAANTVPYHAANTVPYHAANTVPYHAANTVPYHAANTVPYHAANTVPYHAANTVPYHAANTVPYPAANTVPYPAANTVPYLVPNTVPYLVPNTVPYFAAKTVV; translated from the coding sequence ATGTCAATTACAGTTCCTTACCTTGCTCCTAATACAGTTCCTTACCCTGCTCCTAATACAGTTCCTTACCTTGCTCCTAATACAGTTCCTTACCCTGCTCCTAATACAGTTCCTTACCATGCTCCTAATACAGTTCCTTACCCTGCTCCTAATACAGTTCCTTACCTTGCTCCTAATACAGTTCCTTACCATGCTGCTAATACAGTTCCTTACCATGCTCCTAATACAGTTCCTTACCCTGCTGCTAATACAGTTCCTTACCCTGCTGCTAATACAGTTCCTCACCTTGCTCCTAATACAGTTCCTTACCATGCTGCTAATACAGTTCCTTACCCTGCTGCTAATACAGTTCCTTACCATGCTCCTAATACAGTTCCTTACCATGCTGCTAATACAGTTCCTTACCCTGCTGCTAATACAGTTCCTTACCTTGCTCCTAATACAGTTCCTTACCATGCTGCTAATACAGTTCCTTATCCTGCTGCTAATACAGTTCCTTACCATGCTCCTAATACAGTTCCTTACCCTGCTGCTAATACAGTTCCTTACCCTGCTGCTAATACAGTTCCTTACCTTGCTCGTAATACAGTTCCTTACCATGCTGCTAATACAGTTCCTTACCATGCTGCTAATACAGTTCCTTACCATGCTGCTAATACAGTTCCTTACCCTGCTGCTAATACAGTTCCTTACTTTGCTCCTAATACAGTTCCTTACCATGCTGCTAATACAGTTCCTTACCCTGCTGCTAATACAGTTCCTTACCTTGCTGCTAATACAGTTCCTTACCCTGCTGCTAATACAGTTCCTTACCCTGCTGCTAATAGAGTTCCTTACCATGCTGCTAATACAGTTCCTTACCTTGCTCCTAATACAGTTCCTTACCCTGCTGCTAATACAGTTCCTTACCCTGCTGCTAATAGAGTTCCTTACCCTGCTGCTAATAGAGTTCCTTACCTTGCTGCTAATACAGTTCCTTACCTTGTTCCTAATACAGTTCCTTACCCTGCTGCTAATAGAGTTCCTTACCATGCTGCTAATACAGTTCCTTACCATGCTGCTAATACAGTTCCTTACCATGCTGCTAATACAGTTCCTTACCCTGCTCCTAATACAGTTCCTTACCTTGTTCCTAATACAGTTCCTTACCATGCTGCTAATACAGTTCCTTACCATGCTGCTAATACAGTTCCTTACCATGCTGCTAATACAGTTCCTTACCATGCTGCTAATACAGTCCCTTACCATGCTCCTAATACAGTTCCTTACCCTGCTGCTAATACAGTTCCTTACCTTGTTCCTAATACAGTTCCTTACCATGCTGCTAATAGAGTTCCTTACCATGCTGCTAATACAGTTCCTTACCTTGTTCCTAATACAGTTCCTTACCTTGCTGCTAATACAGTTCCTTACCTTGCTCCTAATACAGTTCCTTACCTTGCTGCTAATACAGTTCCTTACCCTGCTCCTAATACAGTTCCTTACCTTGCTCCTGTTACAGTTCCTTACCTTGCTCCTGTTACAGTTCCTTACCTTGCTCCTGTTACAGTTCCATACCATGCTCCTGTTACGGTTCCTTACCTTGCTCCTGTTACAGTTCCTTACCATGCTGCTAATACAGTTCCTTACCATGCTGCTAATACAGTTCCTTACCATGCTGCTAATACAGTTCCTTACCATGCTGCTAATACAGTTCCTTACCATGCTGCTAATACAGTTCCTTACCATGCTGCTAATACAGTTCCTTACCATGCTGCTAATACAGTTCCTTACCATGCTGCTAATACAGTTCCTTACCATGCTGCAAATACAGTTCCTTACCCTGCTGCTAATACAGTTCCTTACCCTGCTGCTAATACAGTTCCTTACCTTGTTCCTAATACAGTTCCTTACCTTGTTCCTAATACAGTTCCTTACTTTGCTGCTAAGACAGTTGTGTGA